Proteins found in one Ptychodera flava strain L36383 chromosome 3, AS_Pfla_20210202, whole genome shotgun sequence genomic segment:
- the LOC139129597 gene encoding uncharacterized protein — protein MAAPVRQSGILAYLKRPSNDQEVQSVVGDTGDNVSDPEVLGPEPTAKRRAVRGRFLTSWQTTVGEHFTYDDVSNTVTCEICRRASAKDDFAVGKKCPDKGWKKEYLQRHNTRATHIAATRQPTLIKEAEASVRNAQRVGGAKVIPLIRNVLFLCQENISVFKAKKLHRLLEIQGIEIDQNHRGKNYAWEFVSSLSDVKEQEILAELKKARFYTLIADESTDISTTKNLMLYVKYRYQVSELNINLQHRFPDTAFVNNFDIFVPALFPEERSVLYGVDQIEELYRRYRTLLPAEDLETISDEWDDLKYCLKESYLNCSQEEFCLDLTVDPVKRQQYPNMAILAEMCLVMAASSAEVERGFSQTNLIKTKQRNRLSAQHLDMLLRVKLCYTGLQSLDATKVYNNWLQAKRRRLIFDNPHSSDSESDMDC, from the exons ATGGCTGCACCTGTGAGGCAATCAGGAATACTGGCGTATCTAAAGAGGCCTTCAAACGATCAAGAAGTTCAAAGTGTCGTGGGAGATACTGGAGATAATGTGAGTGATCCCGAAGTTTTGGGTCCCGAACCTACTGCTAAACGAAGAGCTGTTAGGGGACGTTTTTTGACTTCATGGCAGACAACGGTAGGGGAACATTTCACTTACGACGACGTCAGCAACACGGTAACTTGCGA AATCTGTAGAAGGGCAAGTGCCAAAGATGATTTTGCTGTCGGGAAAAAATGTCCAGACAAAGGATGGAAAAAAGAGTATCTCCAGCGACATAATACGAGAGCTACACACATTGCTGCTACTCGACAACCAACACTTATCAAGGAAGCAGAAGCCAGTGTCAGAAATGCACAAAGAGTTGGTGGGGCTAAAGTTATCCCCCTCATCAGAAACGTGTTATTCTTATGTCaagaaaatatcagtgttttcaaggcaaagaaattacacag ATTACTAGAGATACAAGGCATAGAAATTGATCAAAACCACAGGGGAAAGAACTATGCCTGGGAGTTTGTGTCATCATTGAGTGATGTGAAGGAACAAGAGATCTTAGCAGAACTGAAGAAGGCCAGATTTTATACTCTTATCGCAGATGAGTCTACTGACATCTCAACCACCAAAAATCTCATGCTGTATGTGAAGTACAGATATCAG GTCAGTGAACTGAACATTAATTTGCAGCATAGATTTCCTGATACTGCATTTGTTaacaactttgacatatttgttCCTGCACTGTTTCCTGAAGAGAGGTCAGTCCTGTATGGAGTGGACCAGATAGAGGAACTGTATCGGAGGTATAGAACACTCCTACCAGCAGAAGATTTGGAAACCATTTCTGATGAGTGGGATGACCTGAAATACTGCCTGAAGGAATCCTATCTGAACTGCTCTCAAGAAGAA TTTTGTTTGGATTTAACAGTGGATCCAGTAAAGAGACAGCAGTATCCTAATATGGCTATCCTAGCTGAAATGTGTCTTGTTATGGCTGCCAGCAGTGCTGAGGTGGAGAGAGGGTTCAGCCAAACTAACTTGATTAAAACTAAGCAAAGAAATAGACTTTCTGCTCAACACCTAGACATGCTTCTCCGTGTGAAACTTTGCTATACAGGGCTCCAATCACTCGATGCTACTAAAGTGTACAACAACTGGCTACAAGCCAAAAGGAGAAGACTGATTTTTGATAATCCACATTCAAGTGACTCAGAGTCAGATATGGACTGTTAA